The genomic stretch TCGGGCTGGTGGCCGCGGCCCTGGGGCGCGACCGCTCGGAGCCCGTGGACGACTTGGCGCAGCTAAGGTTGGGCGTCCGGGTCGACCGCGAAGGAACCCCCGCCACCGACTACCAGACCGCTCAAAACGTCATCAAAGCGAGCGTTACCCGCGAGCAGTGGCGGCGTGCACGTGAAAAAAGGAAAACCACGGGCACCCAGGACACCGTCGTGAGCCGCAGGCACTACCTGGCCGATGCCGCGTTCCTGGTAGGGCTGGAAGGGGACGCCGGGTTGCTAGAAAAGGTGGAGCTGGCCCTGCACAACCCCCGCTGGACCCTCTTCCTGGGTCGCAAAGGCTACCTTCCGGGCGAACCCGTCTACTTCCCCGAAGGGGGGGTGGCCAAAGACGGTTTGGAAACGGCCCTGGCTTATGGCCCGTTGCTGATCGATCCGAGCGAACAGGGGACCCACGTGCGTTACGCCATCGAGCTTGATCCCGGGTGTCGCGCCAGCCTTCCCTGGCAGGTGCGCGAGTTGTGGGATCAACCCCTGGCGCCGTTCGCCGAACGGAGGTTCGGCGCCCGCCTCGTGGGGGAGATCGCCCTGCCCTGGGGGGAGGTGCCCCAATGTACCTGAGCCTGCTCCGTCTAAACCTGGGTCACCGGCAGGTCCGTAAGGACGTGGCCAACCCCTACAGCATGCACCAGACGCTGGCGCGGGTACTGGATGGGGAGCCGCGCTTCCTCTGGCGTCTGGAAACCGGCTCGGGGTTCGACGACTACGGCTTGCTCGTGCAAACCTCCGGTCGGCCCGATTGGCGGGCGCTATCCGACCGCTTCCCCGGCTACGCCGAGCCCGCGGCCGGTACGCCCAAACCCTACGAACCTTCCCTCCACGAAGGGCAGCTTCTGCGTTTCCGCCTCTACGCCAACCCCACCGTCTCCCGGGAAGGCAAGCGGCACGGACTCTACCGTGAAGAAGAGCAGCTGGAATGGCTTGCAAC from Oceanithermus desulfurans encodes the following:
- the cas5e gene encoding type I-E CRISPR-associated protein Cas5/CasD, with protein sequence MATLLLKLVGPIQSWGSRSRFDHRDTEREPTKSGVLGLVAAALGRDRSEPVDDLAQLRLGVRVDREGTPATDYQTAQNVIKASVTREQWRRAREKRKTTGTQDTVVSRRHYLADAAFLVGLEGDAGLLEKVELALHNPRWTLFLGRKGYLPGEPVYFPEGGVAKDGLETALAYGPLLIDPSEQGTHVRYAIELDPGCRASLPWQVRELWDQPLAPFAERRFGARLVGEIALPWGEVPQCT
- the cas6e gene encoding type I-E CRISPR-associated protein Cas6/Cse3/CasE; amino-acid sequence: MYLSLLRLNLGHRQVRKDVANPYSMHQTLARVLDGEPRFLWRLETGSGFDDYGLLVQTSGRPDWRALSDRFPGYAEPAAGTPKPYEPSLHEGQLLRFRLYANPTVSREGKRHGLYREEEQLEWLATRLGAAGAAPRQVLVSRRGKLRIPKDGGTVVLAVAQFDGVLQVSDPSGVIVALKNGIGHGKAFGLGLLSIARYGE